In Actinomyces weissii, a genomic segment contains:
- the thrB gene encoding homoserine kinase, translated as MSVRLSQERAAVRVPATTANMGPGFDSFGMAFRFYDEVTVRPVVGSTHVKVVGVGEGQVPTDDSNLVVRALRAGLDAVGAPQAGFEMSCFNRIPHGGGMGSSASAAVAGLMLARGLISEPEALGDELVFRLATEFEGHPDNVAPAVFGGATVAWTDMDGTPHAAPMPVDASLPVSLLVPPESTRLSTEEARKVLPSAVPRADALFNTARAAVLMLALAGRPDLLMAGTEDRLHQQYRRRVLPDSMAVMDSLRDQGYPAVISGAGPTVLVLARLEQGTRLALERHGWSVLEPAIDLEGAYLS; from the coding sequence ATGTCGGTCAGGCTGTCACAGGAGCGGGCCGCGGTGCGTGTACCCGCCACCACCGCCAACATGGGGCCGGGTTTTGACTCCTTCGGCATGGCCTTCCGGTTCTACGACGAGGTCACGGTGCGCCCGGTGGTAGGGTCCACCCACGTCAAGGTGGTGGGCGTGGGGGAGGGGCAGGTTCCCACGGACGACTCCAACCTGGTGGTCCGGGCCCTGCGCGCGGGCCTGGACGCGGTGGGCGCCCCCCAGGCGGGCTTCGAGATGAGCTGCTTCAACCGCATCCCGCACGGTGGGGGAATGGGGTCCTCGGCCTCCGCCGCGGTGGCTGGGCTGATGCTCGCCCGGGGGCTGATCTCCGAGCCGGAGGCGCTCGGCGACGAGCTCGTGTTCCGCCTGGCCACCGAGTTTGAGGGGCACCCGGACAACGTCGCCCCCGCGGTCTTCGGTGGGGCCACCGTGGCCTGGACCGACATGGACGGCACCCCGCACGCCGCCCCCATGCCTGTGGACGCCTCCCTGCCCGTGAGCCTCCTGGTGCCTCCGGAGTCCACGCGCCTGTCCACGGAGGAGGCCCGTAAGGTCCTGCCCTCGGCGGTGCCGCGTGCCGACGCCCTGTTCAACACCGCCCGGGCGGCCGTGCTGATGCTGGCCCTGGCGGGCCGCCCCGACCTGCTGATGGCCGGGACCGAGGACCGCCTGCACCAGCAGTACCGACGCCGGGTGCTGCCGGACTCCATGGCTGTCATGGACTCCTTGCGCGACCAGGGATATCCGGCGGTGATCTCCGGGGCCGGACCGACGGTGCTGGTGCTGGCCCGTCTGGAGCAGGGCACGCGCCTGGCCCTGGAGCGCCACGGCTGGAGCGTGCTGGAGCCCGCCATCGACCTGGAGGGCGCCTACCTGTCCTGA